A genomic segment from Triticum dicoccoides isolate Atlit2015 ecotype Zavitan chromosome 1A, WEW_v2.0, whole genome shotgun sequence encodes:
- the LOC119364049 gene encoding germin-like protein 5-1 — protein MGMGMASPLLSCAIMALLASVLPPPSVAGDPDLLQDICVADLSSGVKVNGFACKATVTEDDFYFKGLGAAGNTSTTYGSVVTGANVEKVPGLNTLGVSMARIDYAPGGLNAPHTHPRATEMVFVLQGALDVGFITTANKLVSKTIAAGDVFVFPRGLVHFQKNNGAGPASVISAFNSQFPGTQSLAMTLFAATPPVPDHVLTTAFQVGTKEVDKIRSRLAPKKA, from the exons ATGGGCATGGGCATGGCTTCTCCCTTGCTTTCCTGCGCCATCATGGCGCTCCTCGCCTCCGTCCTGCCCCCGCCGTCCGTCGCCGGCGACCCCGACCTGCTCCAGGACATCTGCGTCGCTGACCTCTCTTCCG GGGTGAAGGTGAATGGGTTCGCGTGCAAGGCCACGGTGACCGAGGACGACTTCTACTTCAAGGGGCTGGGCGCCGCCGGCAACACCAGCACCACCTACGGCTCCGTGGTGACCGGCGCCAACGTGGAGAAGGTGCCCGGGCTCAACACCCTGGGCGTCTCCATGGCGCGCATCGACTACGCGCCGGGCGGGCTCAACGCGCCGCACACCCACCCGCGCGCCACCGAGATGGTCTTCGTCCTCCAGGGCGCCCTCGACGTCGGCTTCATAACCACCGCCAACAAGCTCGTCTCCAAGACCATCGCCGCCGGCGACGTCTTCGTGTTCCCGCGCGGCCTGGTCCATTTCCAGAAGAACAACGGCGCCGGCCCCGCCTCCGTCATCTCCGCCTTCAACAGCCAGTTCCCCGGCACGCAGTCGCTCGCCATGACGCTCTTCGCGGCCACGCCGCCGGTGCCCGACCACGTGCTCACCACGGCGTTCCAGGTCGGCACCAAGGAGGTGGACAAGATCAGGTCCAGGCTCGCCCCGAAAAAGGCCTGA